In Methanofollis sp., the following are encoded in one genomic region:
- a CDS encoding Mrp/NBP35 family ATP-binding protein produces MADNEVQQEGCSGNCSSCSSAQQEGCDSSKKGLPPKAKIDVKHVILVLSGKGGVGKTTVSVNLASALANHGKTVGLLDLDIHGPNVPKMVGAEGQHLNVMGNKIEPVQITGNLSVVSMEFLLPDAETPVIWRGPMKMAVIQQFLEDVNWGALDYLVVDLPPGTGDEALSIIQLAPNVDGAVIVTTPQEVSTMDSKKAVKFVEKLELPVLGIIENMSGLICPDCGKEIDIFGKGGGKTAAEELGVPFLGAIPIDIEMRKAGDEGRPFINRHADSPSWKAIDAVMENLVKVVEG; encoded by the coding sequence ATGGCAGATAACGAAGTTCAGCAGGAAGGCTGCTCAGGCAACTGCTCCTCATGCTCGAGCGCCCAACAGGAAGGGTGCGACTCGTCGAAGAAGGGCCTCCCCCCCAAGGCGAAGATCGACGTCAAGCACGTGATCCTGGTCCTCTCAGGCAAGGGCGGCGTCGGCAAGACGACCGTCTCCGTCAACCTCGCCTCCGCCCTCGCCAACCACGGAAAGACTGTCGGCCTCCTCGACCTCGACATCCATGGCCCCAATGTCCCGAAGATGGTCGGCGCCGAGGGTCAGCACCTGAATGTCATGGGCAACAAGATCGAGCCTGTCCAGATCACCGGCAACCTCTCTGTCGTCTCGATGGAGTTCCTCCTCCCTGACGCCGAGACCCCGGTCATCTGGCGCGGGCCCATGAAGATGGCCGTGATCCAGCAGTTCCTGGAGGACGTGAACTGGGGCGCCCTCGACTACCTGGTCGTCGACCTCCCGCCCGGCACCGGCGACGAGGCCCTCTCCATCATCCAGCTCGCCCCCAATGTCGACGGCGCCGTCATCGTCACCACCCCGCAGGAGGTCTCGACGATGGACTCGAAGAAGGCCGTAAAGTTCGTCGAGAAACTCGAACTCCCTGTCCTCGGCATCATCGAGAACATGAGCGGGCTCATCTGCCCCGACTGCGGGAAGGAGATCGACATCTTCGGCAAGGGTGGCGGCAAGACGGCTGCCGAAGAGCTCGGTGTCCCCTTCCTCGGCGCCATTCCCATCGACATCGAGATGCGGAAGGCTGGCGACGAGGGCAGGCCCTTCATCAACAGGCACGCCGATTCCCCCTCCTGGAAGGCGATCGACGCCGTGATGGAGAACCTGGTGAAGGTCGTCGAGGGGTAA
- a CDS encoding Glu/Leu/Phe/Val dehydrogenase: MTNDNPFEMVKQQISACSEYLHLPQNVEEYLKTPMREIHVAFPVRMDDGSFKVFQGYRVQYNNALGPTKGGIRFHPGETIDTIRSLAALMTWKCSLLDLPLGGGKGGVICNPKELSAGELERLSRAYIRAIYKVIGPDCDVPAPDVYTTPQIMAWMMDEYCTLVGHNACGVITGKPVVLGGSEGRGDATARGGWFVIREAAKDNNIDLAKAKIAVQGFGNAGSHAATLGASFGCTIVAVSDSHGGVYNENGLDIPALVAYKQKTGAVKDFPGAKNITNEELLELKVDVLVPAALENAINASNADKVGAKIVAELANGPVSPEADAILFAKKIPVIPDFLCNSGGVTVSYFEMVQNFSLDRWDEEDVRARLERKMTKAYHEVYAIAQEHSISLREAAYTLAMKRVVDAMKLRGWI, encoded by the coding sequence ATGACCAATGACAACCCGTTTGAGATGGTGAAGCAGCAGATCAGTGCCTGCTCAGAATACCTGCACCTCCCCCAGAACGTCGAGGAGTACCTCAAGACCCCGATGAGGGAGATCCACGTGGCATTCCCGGTCAGGATGGACGACGGCTCTTTCAAGGTTTTCCAGGGCTACCGTGTCCAGTACAACAACGCCCTCGGCCCAACGAAGGGCGGCATCAGGTTCCACCCCGGCGAGACGATCGACACGATCCGGTCCCTTGCGGCCCTCATGACCTGGAAGTGCTCCCTCCTCGACCTCCCCCTCGGCGGCGGCAAGGGCGGCGTCATCTGCAACCCGAAGGAACTCTCTGCCGGCGAACTCGAACGGCTCAGCCGCGCCTATATCCGCGCGATCTACAAGGTCATCGGTCCCGACTGCGACGTTCCGGCCCCTGACGTCTACACCACCCCCCAGATCATGGCCTGGATGATGGACGAGTACTGCACCCTTGTCGGCCACAATGCCTGCGGTGTCATCACCGGCAAGCCGGTCGTCCTCGGCGGCTCTGAGGGCCGCGGCGACGCCACCGCCCGCGGCGGCTGGTTCGTCATCAGGGAAGCGGCAAAGGACAACAACATCGATCTTGCGAAGGCAAAGATCGCCGTCCAGGGCTTCGGCAACGCCGGTTCCCACGCTGCAACCCTCGGCGCCTCCTTCGGCTGCACCATCGTCGCGGTGAGCGACAGCCACGGCGGCGTCTACAACGAGAACGGCCTCGACATCCCGGCCCTCGTCGCCTACAAGCAGAAGACCGGCGCGGTCAAGGACTTCCCCGGTGCGAAGAACATCACCAACGAAGAACTCCTTGAGCTCAAGGTCGACGTCCTCGTCCCGGCCGCCCTGGAGAACGCCATCAACGCCTCCAACGCCGACAAGGTCGGTGCGAAGATCGTCGCCGAACTCGCGAACGGTCCTGTTTCCCCGGAGGCGGACGCGATCCTCTTTGCGAAGAAGATCCCGGTCATCCCCGACTTCCTCTGCAACTCCGGCGGTGTGACGGTCTCGTACTTCGAGATGGTCCAGAACTTCTCTCTCGACCGCTGGGATGAGGAGGACGTCCGCGCCCGCCTGGAGCGGAAGATGACGAAGGCCTACCACGAGGTCTACGCCATTGCACAGGAGCACTCCATCTCTCTCCGCGAGGCCGCATACACCCTCGCGATGAAGCGCGTCGTCGACGCGATGAAGCTCCGCGGCTGGATCTGA